In Phyllobacterium zundukense, the genomic stretch GGAGCGAAATCGCCATTCCCATCGAAATCGGTGATGGGAAAGGAAAGGAGACCGGAGCTGATGATCTGCTTGAGTGCCTGACAATGCATGGGAGCCTCGTTTGAAATCGAAAGTCGATCACGATTAGCATCATGTATGTCATCATACAACTAAGAATTTTCAGCACTGACGGATATGCGGAGAGATCACATGCCTGCGAAAAAGTTCACTGCGGCTTTTTGTCGGAATGCGATGCATTGCTGCGCAGGCGATCACGGCTGCTGCCGAGGTGGAGGCGCATGGCAGCACGGGCACCTTCCACATCCTGCGCCTTGATGGACTGATAGATCTGGTCGTGCTCACGGTTCACGCGCTCCAGATATTCGCGTTGCGGTAACCCGTTGAGCCGATGGGTTTGCAAGCGCGTACGGGGAATCAGCAGCTCACCCAAGTAGTTGAACATGCTAAGAAAATGACGGTTTTTTGTCGCGGATGCGATAGCACGGTGGAACTCGAGATCCGCGTGTATCGAGCTTTCGTCTCGTTCGATCGCTTCGTTCATCAGGTCGAGTGCGGTCTTGATCCTGTCGAGATCGCTATCGTCGCGGCGCAGTGCAGCCAAGGCAGCAGCTTCGAGTTCAATGCTGATTCTCAACTCCATAACGCCGATGATTTCCTCGACGAGTTCGAGATTGTCTTCTTCGATCCGGAAGGGAGCGGCGGGGATTTCCTTAAGGACGAAGGCACCGATACCCTGCTGTGTATGGACCAGACCTTTAG encodes the following:
- a CDS encoding FadR/GntR family transcriptional regulator; this encodes MEAEKVLMSGLGKRETLTGQLVKAVADRIMSGHYKRGERLPTEQDMIGEFNVSRTVVREAIANLKAKGLVHTQQGIGAFVLKEIPAAPFRIEEDNLELVEEIIGVMELRISIELEAAALAALRRDDSDLDRIKTALDLMNEAIERDESSIHADLEFHRAIASATKNRHFLSMFNYLGELLIPRTRLQTHRLNGLPQREYLERVNREHDQIYQSIKAQDVEGARAAMRLHLGSSRDRLRSNASHSDKKPQ